From the Bacteroidales bacterium genome, the window TTGCAAAGTTAAAGAAATATTACAAATTATCAAATGGACTTATAATTTTTTGTAAACTTTTTTGTTCTTTTACCTCTTTATGCAGCTCCGCCCTTTCACTTACAGTTTTGTAAGCTAAAAAGAGCTTGTCGAAAATACCTGAAAAGCATTTCAGACATCAACTTTACAAATATAAAACAAAGTTCAAGAAATATCAAATAATTATAAAATATTTTTCCTAACATTAATTAAGCACTCGTTCGAGTTCTATTTCAATATGATCGTTTACTTTGTATAAATACATCCAAGTATATACCGAGAGTTCGGCAAGTGATTCGGATAATTTAAAATTATTTTGCTCTGCAATAACAAACATACGTCTAGATTTATAATAACTTGCCAGGTATTCTTGTTCAGTTTGTCCGGGTGTAGGGACTAAAATAGCGGTGCGTTTTAAGCTAATCAAGTCCATAATCGTAGAATATCCGGAGCGTGCTACAATATATTTCGATGATTGTATGGCCTGAAATAATTGTTTGGTGTTCATATACGAATAAACAAGTACATTCTCTTCGTGCCAAGTGCTGAATGGCTTGCTAAAATCGCCTAAAACAAGTATACAGGGTTTATGTAATTCTTTCAATTGCTGTAGTAGTATATTGGCAAAAATACTTCGCTGTGGTTCTGGACCGCTCACAATAGCAATAACTTCGTATTGTTTTTCTACTGATAATTCAGCAAAGGCCTTATCATCGAAACGCGATAAAAGACCAATAAAAGCCGATTTCCCATTCAATGAAAATTG encodes:
- a CDS encoding glycosyl transferase family 28; its protein translation is MGITSTPKNVLICPLDWGLGHAARVIPIIKRIQNKGHNVFIACSKHQQHFFKNELSNYTWIPCACPAIKYSENKLSIFHLLKLIPTILIGIKKDKNKINHWIKKYNIQLIISDNRYGCYSPKAYSVIITHQIKINLPSKVKWAENLLHKQIKRWIYNFNRCWIPDINEIPNFAGDLSMQFSLNGKSAFIGLLSRFDDKAFAELSVEKQYEVIAIVSGPEPQRSIFANILLQQLKELHKPCILVLGDFSKPFSTWHEENVLVYSYMNTKQLFQAIQSSKYIVARSGYSTIMDLISLKRTAILVPTPGQTEQEYLASYYKSRRMFVIAEQNNFKLSESLAELSVYTWMYLYKVNDHIEIELERVLN